In Lujinxingia sediminis, a single genomic region encodes these proteins:
- the mpl gene encoding UDP-N-acetylmuramate:L-alanyl-gamma-D-glutamyl-meso-diaminopimelate ligase yields the protein MTAEKPRDFPALPDAIERIHIIGICGTAMGSLAAMLKERGFEVRGSDAIAYPPMSTWLEERGIDIMRGYDKANLDWNPDIVIVGNVSRASYADAVATRERNIPYLSLPEALRHFFFEARRPLVLTGTHGKTTTTGMLAWILTDQGRDPGFMVGGITGNFGSNYRLGHGDTFVIEGDEYDTAYFDKVPKFWHYAPFRATINNLEFDHADIYENVEDIEHVFRRFCDLIPAEGSLWVNGDDPRAMAVSAHRQDIRKTFGLGEGNTLRATDLRFEKGRTRTTITLGGQALGELDLATLGDFNVRNALGATALAMDEGLSFAQIADAMHRFKSVRRRQEHIAHVDGIDIYDDFAHHPTAVGATLSAMRSQFPDRRIWAIFEAKSNTSRRRVFQDDYPPAFAQADRVILSRPWKKDDDLPEEMRVDISDIAESIRQLGPTTELIEEVDDIVRHVAGQAEPGDLIVGLSGAAFGGLHHKLASALRARLET from the coding sequence ATGACCGCCGAAAAGCCCCGCGACTTCCCCGCCCTTCCCGACGCCATTGAGCGCATCCACATCATCGGTATCTGCGGCACCGCCATGGGGAGCCTCGCCGCCATGCTCAAGGAGCGCGGCTTTGAGGTGCGCGGATCCGACGCGATCGCCTACCCGCCGATGAGCACCTGGCTTGAAGAGCGCGGCATCGACATCATGCGCGGCTACGACAAAGCCAACCTCGACTGGAACCCCGACATCGTCATCGTCGGCAACGTCAGCCGCGCGAGCTACGCCGACGCGGTGGCCACCCGCGAGCGCAACATCCCTTATCTGAGCCTGCCCGAGGCGCTGCGCCACTTCTTCTTTGAAGCGCGCCGCCCCCTCGTGCTCACCGGCACCCATGGAAAAACCACCACCACCGGCATGCTCGCCTGGATCCTCACTGACCAGGGCCGTGATCCGGGCTTTATGGTCGGCGGCATCACCGGCAACTTCGGCTCCAACTACCGCCTGGGCCACGGCGACACCTTTGTCATTGAGGGCGATGAGTACGACACCGCCTACTTCGATAAGGTGCCCAAGTTCTGGCACTACGCCCCCTTCCGCGCCACGATCAACAATCTGGAGTTCGACCACGCCGATATCTACGAGAACGTCGAAGACATCGAGCATGTCTTCCGGCGTTTCTGCGATCTGATCCCGGCCGAAGGCTCTCTCTGGGTCAACGGCGACGACCCGCGCGCGATGGCGGTCTCGGCGCATCGCCAGGACATCCGAAAGACCTTCGGGTTGGGCGAGGGCAACACGTTGCGCGCCACCGATCTTCGTTTTGAGAAGGGCCGCACCCGCACCACCATCACCCTCGGTGGTCAGGCACTCGGCGAGCTGGATCTGGCCACTCTGGGCGACTTCAACGTGCGAAATGCACTGGGAGCCACTGCCCTGGCGATGGACGAAGGCCTGAGCTTTGCGCAGATCGCCGACGCCATGCACCGCTTCAAATCGGTACGCCGACGCCAGGAGCACATCGCGCACGTGGATGGCATCGATATCTACGATGATTTTGCCCACCACCCCACCGCTGTCGGCGCAACCTTAAGCGCCATGCGCAGCCAGTTCCCCGACCGGCGCATCTGGGCGATCTTTGAGGCCAAAAGCAACACCTCTCGCCGTCGTGTCTTCCAGGACGACTATCCTCCGGCTTTTGCGCAGGCCGACCGCGTGATCCTCTCGCGTCCCTGGAAAAAAGACGACGATCTTCCCGAAGAGATGCGTGTCGACATCTCGGACATCGCCGAGTCCATCCGCCAGCTTGGCCCCACCACCGAGCTCATCGAAGAGGTCGACGACATCGTGCGCCACGTCGCCGGCCAGGCCGAGCCCGGCGACCTCATCGTCGGTCTCTCGGGCGCAGCATTTGGAGGGCTACATCATAAGCTCGCCAGCGCGCTGCGCGCGCGCCTTGAGACCTGA
- a CDS encoding PilZ domain-containing protein, translating into MATAANRRSPRILASLDVILQTVDGDVPFQTHDASYEGVFIVSKEPLPLRKLIRFRTRLPTTGEELQMLGLVAHTLSAGDAYESGKTPGMGIQLFSLGNDTARRWRDFIDEAYEANPEARAQVERSRRPAVRVRIPTPSVLQKFREVDLARGQLFLRTPDLHPAGTRVDCLVSHPTSGQTLTIDARVDEVVDGSIRERGLRLSLTLPHDTTELDRFFAGQNTTH; encoded by the coding sequence ATGGCCACCGCCGCAAATCGACGCTCTCCCCGTATACTCGCCAGCCTCGATGTTATCTTGCAGACCGTCGATGGCGACGTGCCTTTCCAGACCCACGATGCCTCCTACGAGGGCGTCTTCATCGTCTCGAAAGAGCCGCTTCCGCTGCGCAAGCTCATTCGCTTTCGCACCCGTCTTCCCACGACCGGTGAAGAGCTGCAGATGCTGGGACTGGTCGCCCACACCCTGAGCGCCGGCGATGCCTACGAGAGCGGCAAGACCCCGGGAATGGGCATCCAGCTCTTCAGCCTGGGCAATGACACTGCCCGCCGCTGGCGCGACTTCATCGACGAGGCCTACGAGGCCAACCCGGAGGCCCGCGCTCAGGTCGAGCGCTCGCGTCGCCCGGCGGTGCGCGTGCGCATCCCCACCCCCTCGGTGTTGCAGAAGTTCCGCGAGGTGGATCTTGCCCGCGGCCAGCTCTTTTTGCGTACCCCCGATCTTCACCCGGCGGGCACCCGCGTGGACTGCCTGGTCTCCCACCCCACCAGCGGACAGACCCTGACCATCGACGCCCGCGTCGATGAGGTGGTCGACGGCTCGATTCGCGAGCGCGGGCTTCGCCTCTCGCTGACGCTTCCACACGACACCACCGAGCTCGACCGCTTCTTCGCCGGTCAGAACACCACCCACTGA
- a CDS encoding serine/threonine protein kinase — MVVFDATYSLEPGHLFEGKYRILRELGRGGFGMVYLAFQVAMDRHVALKVLKPGVGSEAPSARERFLREVKIISKLRHPNTVTIHDYGETFEGVVYMVLEFVEGATLKDILRAEGAQPPMRALALTRQITRSLAEAHRHGIVHRDLKPANIMVTDLDTEPDFVKVLDFGVARLLGKQNDDLTSIGVPEGERALIGTPRYMSPEQVRGESLTGASDLYGMGLILYEMLVGEPAVQGDTTMGLISQQLTPEPLRLPSLMALHPLLQDLIRTATQKNIARRFRSAEEFCETIDHAMMALSQEQGYSPATGGYFAVSGNFNSVPRTDPSGVHPHTPRHTHQHTPRPRARGPHHAAAPAPAAGLGASLSSSTGAPSGAGAGWIQGNLTDRDFGTGPASGALSPAESAPFVGNQVDYEPSEEKILGIPSSELPLPPDAYSNNSPFAPVTPQVPAPPTAASSPGVHTTAAHATVSPSPKPPPRAGSDDNLISFAFTVVKLIFLSILSIFFCYITFITTGALLGDFAHGTVKLGVASTLALSIPIFTALGENSQKERFHVVKRPTDRLARIFIGTTIFAAAACIIMSFAMAGRVTDFLRNDPNWFFRENVDVNFEPTPVTEANRSLSYTMADGIEVAMTKIGLYDGQPTAVQGGEGGVIAPPPASTRPRATPPGSPEPAAPAPAPQPERRTSPAPTRPSMPAPTRPGNIRNTEKDDTQKGDYVRW; from the coding sequence GTGGTCGTCTTCGATGCAACATATAGCTTAGAGCCAGGACACCTCTTTGAGGGTAAGTACCGCATCCTGCGCGAGCTCGGCCGAGGCGGCTTCGGCATGGTGTACCTGGCATTCCAGGTGGCCATGGACCGCCACGTCGCCCTCAAAGTGCTCAAACCCGGGGTAGGCTCCGAGGCGCCCAGCGCGCGCGAGCGCTTCCTGCGCGAAGTCAAAATCATCAGTAAACTTCGCCACCCCAACACCGTCACGATCCATGATTATGGCGAGACGTTTGAGGGCGTCGTCTACATGGTGCTGGAGTTTGTCGAAGGCGCCACGCTCAAAGACATCCTCCGGGCCGAGGGTGCCCAGCCCCCGATGCGCGCGCTGGCGCTGACCCGCCAGATCACCCGTTCTCTGGCCGAAGCGCATCGCCATGGCATCGTGCACCGCGATCTGAAACCCGCCAACATCATGGTCACCGACCTGGATACCGAGCCCGACTTCGTCAAAGTGCTCGACTTCGGGGTGGCTCGCCTTCTGGGCAAGCAGAACGACGATCTCACCTCCATCGGCGTGCCCGAGGGCGAGCGCGCGCTCATCGGCACCCCGCGCTACATGAGCCCAGAGCAGGTCCGCGGCGAGTCACTCACGGGCGCAAGCGACCTCTACGGCATGGGGCTTATCCTCTACGAGATGCTCGTCGGCGAGCCGGCGGTGCAGGGCGACACCACGATGGGATTGATCAGCCAGCAGCTCACGCCAGAGCCGCTGCGCCTGCCCAGTCTGATGGCGCTGCACCCGCTGCTCCAGGATCTCATCCGCACAGCCACCCAGAAGAACATCGCCCGACGCTTTCGCTCCGCCGAGGAGTTCTGCGAGACCATCGACCACGCCATGATGGCCCTCTCCCAGGAGCAGGGCTACTCGCCGGCGACCGGGGGCTACTTTGCAGTCAGCGGCAACTTCAACTCCGTACCCCGCACCGACCCCAGCGGTGTTCATCCGCATACCCCGCGCCACACCCATCAGCACACGCCGCGGCCGCGCGCGCGAGGGCCACACCATGCCGCCGCTCCCGCTCCCGCCGCAGGCTTGGGTGCGAGCCTGAGTTCTTCCACCGGTGCCCCATCCGGCGCCGGGGCGGGCTGGATCCAGGGTAACCTCACCGATCGCGACTTCGGCACCGGTCCGGCCAGCGGCGCTCTGAGCCCGGCGGAGTCGGCACCTTTCGTCGGCAACCAGGTCGACTACGAGCCTTCGGAAGAAAAGATTCTGGGCATCCCCAGCTCCGAGCTTCCGCTGCCCCCGGATGCCTACTCCAACAACAGCCCTTTCGCTCCGGTCACCCCTCAGGTACCGGCTCCGCCAACGGCGGCGAGCAGCCCCGGCGTGCACACGACCGCCGCCCACGCCACCGTCTCACCTTCCCCCAAACCGCCCCCCCGCGCGGGCTCCGATGATAATTTGATCTCGTTTGCCTTCACCGTCGTAAAGCTCATCTTTTTGAGCATTCTGTCCATCTTCTTCTGCTACATCACCTTCATCACCACCGGCGCCTTGCTGGGCGACTTTGCCCACGGCACCGTCAAATTGGGGGTCGCCAGCACACTCGCGCTCTCGATCCCGATCTTTACGGCCCTGGGTGAAAACAGCCAGAAGGAGCGCTTCCACGTCGTCAAACGTCCCACCGACCGTCTGGCGCGTATCTTTATCGGGACGACGATCTTCGCCGCAGCGGCCTGCATCATCATGTCCTTTGCGATGGCGGGGCGAGTGACCGACTTTCTGCGCAACGACCCCAACTGGTTCTTCCGCGAGAACGTCGACGTAAACTTCGAGCCCACCCCGGTCACCGAGGCCAACCGCTCCCTCTCGTATACCATGGCCGACGGCATCGAGGTCGCCATGACGAAGATCGGCCTCTACGATGGCCAGCCCACCGCCGTGCAGGGTGGCGAGGGCGGCGTGATCGCCCCTCCGCCCGCCTCGACCCGCCCGCGCGCCACGCCGCCAGGCTCCCCCGAGCCGGCAGCGCCTGCCCCCGCACCGCAACCCGAGCGCCGCACCTCCCCGGCTCCCACGCGTCCCTCGATGCCGGCGCCCACGCGTCCGGGTAATATCCGCAACACCGAGAAGGATGACACCCAAAAGGGTGACTACGTCCGCTGGTAA
- a CDS encoding DEAD/DEAH box helicase family protein — protein MSSIKEHDCGEKADGESRAVLSFEEGTLVLRGVAREQGAAGPGWVYDARVEAWRAPAWRYRQVLAALVRSGLSLHDEARAYVEHDLKMEGRRFKPYDHQAEALEAWGQGGRRGVVVLPTGAGKSYVASMAIELTGRTTLVVVPTIDLMTQWVGNLEAAFGQPIGMLGGGYHQVERITVSTYDSAAIHMERLGDRFGLVIFDEAHHLPGEVYRQAALQSIAPFRLGLSATPERSDGKERDLDDLIGPQVYRRSIKELAGEVLADYEVRTLDVAMNDEDRAIYEEARAVYRGFVESQGIRLGGRHGWRNFLAATSRSDEGRRALKAHRLQKRLALVHQEKLALLYELLDEHPDERVLIFTNDNASVYAISEALFCPAITHETKIKERREILKRVREGTYRVLVTSKVLNEGVDIPEASVAMILAGSGSVREHVQRLGRILRRGEGKRALLYELVTADSVEGFVSQRRREHDAYQ, from the coding sequence ATGTCCAGTATCAAAGAACACGACTGCGGGGAGAAGGCTGACGGGGAATCCCGGGCGGTGCTCTCCTTTGAAGAGGGGACGCTGGTGTTGCGGGGTGTGGCGCGGGAGCAGGGCGCGGCCGGGCCGGGGTGGGTCTATGATGCCCGGGTGGAGGCCTGGCGGGCACCGGCCTGGCGCTACCGGCAGGTGCTCGCGGCGCTGGTGCGCTCGGGGTTGAGCCTGCACGATGAGGCCCGCGCCTACGTTGAGCATGATTTGAAGATGGAAGGGCGACGCTTTAAGCCCTACGACCATCAGGCCGAGGCGCTGGAGGCCTGGGGCCAGGGGGGAAGGCGCGGGGTGGTGGTGCTGCCCACCGGTGCGGGAAAGAGCTATGTGGCATCGATGGCCATTGAACTCACCGGGCGCACCACGTTGGTGGTGGTGCCCACCATCGATCTCATGACGCAGTGGGTGGGGAACCTTGAGGCGGCCTTCGGGCAGCCGATCGGCATGCTTGGTGGAGGCTACCACCAGGTCGAGCGCATCACGGTGTCGACCTACGATTCGGCGGCGATTCATATGGAACGATTGGGGGATCGTTTTGGCCTTGTGATCTTCGATGAGGCGCATCACCTGCCCGGGGAGGTCTACCGGCAGGCGGCCCTGCAAAGTATCGCGCCCTTTCGGCTGGGGCTGAGCGCCACGCCGGAGCGAAGTGACGGAAAAGAACGCGATCTCGACGATCTCATCGGCCCTCAGGTTTACCGTCGCTCAATCAAAGAGCTCGCCGGGGAGGTGCTCGCTGACTACGAGGTCCGCACGCTGGACGTTGCGATGAATGACGAGGACCGCGCGATCTATGAGGAGGCGCGCGCGGTCTACCGCGGCTTTGTGGAGTCGCAGGGCATTCGCCTGGGCGGGCGCCATGGCTGGCGTAACTTTCTGGCGGCTACGAGCCGCTCCGATGAGGGGCGGCGCGCGCTCAAGGCTCACAGGTTGCAAAAACGCCTGGCGCTCGTGCATCAGGAGAAGTTGGCGCTGCTCTATGAGCTCCTCGATGAGCATCCCGATGAGAGGGTGCTGATCTTCACCAACGATAACGCCTCGGTCTATGCCATCAGTGAGGCGCTCTTCTGTCCGGCCATCACCCATGAGACGAAGATCAAGGAACGACGCGAGATCTTAAAACGCGTGCGGGAGGGAACCTACCGCGTGCTGGTGACAAGCAAGGTGCTCAACGAGGGGGTGGACATTCCGGAGGCCTCGGTGGCGATGATCCTGGCCGGCTCCGGTAGTGTCCGGGAGCATGTGCAGCGTCTGGGGCGTATTCTGCGGCGAGGAGAGGGGAAGAGGGCGTTGCTCTATGAGTTGGTGACGGCGGATTCGGTCGAGGGGTTTGTGAGCCAGCGACGTCGGGAGCACGATGCTTACCAGTGA
- a CDS encoding DUF790 family protein, whose amino-acid sequence MLTSDLLRVKKTRGAIVPRYLDVDAPEARERAQALVGIFSGHLHKARALVDERVEEAIGHGTDFLIWRGLAKLLYDRSAFEVRAEAEPADVREALFLAAAKAGNPHRDEARAAVLAQVGEAMGLSAEALEVALYADLEERQVLSSFKAIDAEGLLHRYNLALAQAVLYRALTLKITLKGQDSNRLRYLFQMLKFHRLMHRTERVKGGYVIEVDGPASVLKGGKRYGLSMASFLPAVLHLKGWQLDAVVDWDNKERTFELGPDQGLTSGRRVRGQWVAEEEQWFEERFPDQAPQGWELVRQGEIVDLGDNEVLVTDYVVREPGGREALLEIVGAWRAGYLRRRLERLAALKSERPVILVVSERLRADREKMEAGAAGVVFFKGVILSDKVVEAARHALGIG is encoded by the coding sequence ATGCTTACCAGTGATCTTTTGCGGGTAAAAAAGACGCGCGGTGCCATCGTGCCGCGCTACCTGGACGTGGACGCGCCAGAGGCCCGGGAACGGGCGCAGGCACTGGTGGGGATCTTCAGCGGGCATCTCCATAAAGCGCGGGCGCTGGTCGACGAGCGGGTGGAAGAGGCCATCGGCCACGGCACCGATTTTTTGATCTGGCGGGGGCTTGCGAAACTTCTCTATGACCGCAGTGCGTTTGAAGTCCGGGCTGAGGCGGAGCCCGCAGATGTGCGCGAGGCGCTCTTTCTGGCGGCGGCGAAGGCGGGAAACCCCCACCGCGATGAGGCGCGCGCTGCGGTGCTTGCGCAGGTGGGTGAAGCGATGGGCCTGAGCGCTGAGGCACTTGAGGTGGCGCTCTACGCCGATCTTGAAGAGCGCCAGGTGCTCTCTTCATTTAAGGCCATTGACGCCGAGGGGCTTCTGCACCGCTACAACCTGGCGCTGGCTCAGGCGGTGCTTTATCGCGCGCTGACCCTGAAGATCACGCTCAAGGGGCAGGACTCGAATCGGCTGCGTTACCTCTTTCAGATGTTGAAGTTTCACCGGCTGATGCATCGCACCGAGCGGGTCAAAGGCGGCTATGTGATCGAGGTCGACGGGCCGGCCAGTGTGCTCAAGGGAGGGAAGCGCTACGGGCTCTCGATGGCCAGTTTTTTGCCAGCGGTACTGCATCTCAAGGGCTGGCAGCTCGATGCGGTGGTCGATTGGGATAACAAAGAACGCACCTTTGAGCTGGGACCGGACCAGGGGCTAACGAGCGGACGTCGGGTGCGGGGGCAGTGGGTGGCCGAGGAGGAGCAGTGGTTTGAGGAGCGCTTTCCCGACCAGGCACCGCAGGGCTGGGAGCTTGTGCGTCAGGGGGAGATCGTCGATCTGGGCGACAATGAGGTGCTGGTGACCGATTACGTGGTGCGGGAGCCCGGGGGGCGGGAGGCGTTGTTGGAGATCGTGGGGGCCTGGCGAGCGGGGTATCTGCGCAGGCGTCTGGAACGGCTGGCAGCGCTGAAGAGCGAGCGGCCGGTGATCCTGGTGGTCAGCGAGCGGCTTCGCGCCGACCGCGAGAAGATGGAGGCCGGGGCGGCCGGGGTGGTGTTTTTTAAGGGGGTGATCCTGAGTGACAAGGTGGTCGAAGCGGCCCGCCACGCGCTGGGGATCGGGTAA
- a CDS encoding MYXO-CTERM sorting domain-containing protein — protein sequence MVDGVKESETMMRSYQVAGAALVGLAVGGAMMVGQVAEADACMPPPGQINEAYPLEGDQVAPEVTMWLFGSGVGQLPTIELRDADDELVPTSVLTSHLASRFGVAHAVDPSAPLAEGTYTLRAQFEYAPQNNFERVIEVDADAAWPAPPAPPALTWYRETYDQAVGNSCEFGDEHHRIALAPGEGAVVYRVEVETDVDRAFEVGPVAGRAEIEHGITLRDVRCVRAYAIRGDGTESEVSERCVPQKCRHYDLDESPGALGTTDWSLVMEGGCPGDPDEGDVPVGSDVGEDAGDDVGEDAGDDVGPGPGDDAGENPQQDVGERADTGSDDVGQSGGDAGDAVAGGGCSSTGGPSGGVLSLLLGALAMVWRRRR from the coding sequence ATGGTTGATGGCGTAAAAGAGAGCGAGACGATGATGCGAAGTTATCAGGTGGCAGGAGCGGCCCTTGTGGGGCTTGCGGTAGGCGGGGCGATGATGGTCGGGCAGGTGGCGGAGGCCGATGCGTGTATGCCGCCTCCCGGTCAGATCAACGAGGCCTACCCGCTCGAAGGAGATCAGGTGGCCCCCGAGGTGACCATGTGGCTCTTTGGCAGCGGGGTCGGGCAGCTTCCGACCATCGAGCTTCGAGACGCCGATGACGAGCTTGTGCCGACCTCGGTGCTCACGAGCCACCTGGCGTCGCGCTTCGGCGTTGCTCATGCTGTGGACCCGAGCGCCCCGCTGGCCGAGGGGACCTACACGCTGCGTGCTCAGTTTGAGTATGCTCCGCAGAATAACTTCGAGCGCGTCATTGAGGTCGATGCCGATGCGGCCTGGCCTGCGCCGCCTGCGCCGCCTGCGCTGACCTGGTACCGGGAGACATACGACCAGGCCGTGGGCAACTCCTGCGAGTTTGGCGATGAGCATCACCGCATCGCTCTGGCCCCTGGCGAAGGCGCGGTGGTTTATCGCGTGGAAGTGGAGACCGACGTGGATAGGGCGTTTGAAGTCGGCCCGGTGGCCGGTCGAGCCGAGATCGAGCACGGGATCACCCTGAGGGATGTCCGCTGCGTGCGCGCCTACGCCATCCGAGGCGATGGCACCGAGAGTGAGGTGTCGGAGCGTTGCGTGCCGCAAAAATGCCGTCATTACGACCTCGATGAAAGCCCCGGCGCGCTTGGAACCACGGACTGGAGCCTTGTGATGGAGGGCGGCTGCCCGGGCGATCCCGATGAGGGCGATGTGCCGGTCGGCAGTGATGTCGGGGAGGATGCCGGTGATGATGTCGGGGAGGATGCCGGTGATGATGTGGGGCCTGGGCCGGGCGATGATGCTGGCGAGAATCCTCAACAGGATGTGGGAGAGCGTGCCGATACGGGCTCTGATGATGTCGGTCAGAGCGGCGGAGATGCCGGCGACGCGGTGGCCGGAGGTGGCTGCTCATCGACCGGTGGTCCCTCCGGTGGCGTGCTGAGCCTGCTGCTCGGTGCGCTGGCCATGGTGTGGCGACGCCGTCGCTGA
- a CDS encoding MYXO-CTERM sorting domain-containing protein produces the protein MTTLNLGTVLAFGAGVMLASAAWVEEAQACDPALEYVVDALPAEGAVVAPDAQLLIFFNGSDIDPTIELVDAVGEPVPVRVERTGQASFFGFVRELVPEEPLAEGSYRMRVIYSEAYQDDFERSFEVVADHVWAPVEGAPELTWYRETYAESTGNSCEWGDAYQMIRIGEVPGAISYDVELQRGDTVLKQRYLSDHVGMFQGFVLSNIDCVRVVALSGDGGPGETTELCAPDKCNHFEGEMPWDFGTTEWDDIEGCTIVPPVEGDPDDGDVGAGDAGEGDVGPGADVGGWDVGEPAGSPNDEGGGCSSTGGSPAGMMALALAMLGVVWRRRNAT, from the coding sequence ATGACGACGTTGAACTTGGGAACAGTCCTGGCGTTCGGCGCTGGCGTGATGCTGGCCAGCGCTGCTTGGGTGGAGGAGGCGCAAGCCTGTGACCCGGCGCTGGAATACGTGGTCGATGCGCTCCCCGCCGAAGGTGCGGTGGTGGCGCCCGATGCGCAGCTTTTGATCTTCTTTAACGGGTCGGATATCGACCCGACCATCGAGCTTGTGGACGCGGTCGGGGAGCCGGTACCGGTGCGTGTGGAGCGCACCGGCCAGGCCTCGTTCTTCGGGTTTGTGCGCGAGCTCGTGCCGGAAGAGCCTCTGGCCGAGGGCTCCTACCGCATGCGCGTCATCTACAGCGAAGCGTACCAGGATGACTTTGAGCGGAGCTTTGAGGTCGTCGCGGACCATGTGTGGGCTCCGGTCGAGGGCGCACCTGAGCTGACCTGGTATCGCGAGACCTATGCCGAGAGCACCGGCAACAGCTGCGAGTGGGGCGACGCATATCAGATGATCCGCATTGGCGAGGTGCCCGGGGCGATCAGTTATGACGTGGAGCTGCAGCGCGGCGATACGGTCCTCAAGCAACGCTACCTCAGCGATCACGTCGGGATGTTTCAGGGGTTTGTCCTGTCGAATATCGACTGTGTGCGCGTCGTGGCCCTCAGCGGCGACGGTGGCCCCGGTGAAACGACGGAGCTCTGTGCGCCAGACAAGTGCAACCACTTTGAAGGGGAGATGCCCTGGGATTTTGGCACCACCGAATGGGATGACATTGAAGGATGCACCATAGTGCCGCCGGTGGAGGGCGACCCGGACGATGGTGATGTCGGAGCTGGCGATGCCGGGGAAGGTGACGTCGGTCCGGGCGCTGACGTTGGCGGCTGGGATGTGGGAGAGCCCGCTGGCAGTCCGAACGACGAGGGTGGGGGCTGCAGCAGCACCGGGGGCTCACCGGCTGGCATGATGGCGCTGGCGTTGGCGATGTTGGGCGTGGTCTGGCGCAGGCGCAACGCGACCTGA
- a CDS encoding GbsR/MarR family transcriptional regulator, with protein MNDAEIEFIERFGLLFEEDGAPRIAGRIFGLALIEDRALTLDDMAESLQVSKASISTNTRLLDGMGLLERTTVPGDRHTYYRLAPDAFEVSLARARRRMVTVLELLDDTIPGLPEDNIVARHRLTRMQRWHRFLVEDMDAMLIRWRERQEANCEEGADA; from the coding sequence ATGAATGACGCAGAGATCGAGTTCATCGAGCGCTTCGGCCTGCTCTTTGAGGAGGACGGTGCCCCGCGCATCGCCGGTCGCATCTTCGGGTTGGCGCTGATTGAGGATCGGGCGCTGACTCTCGACGATATGGCCGAGAGCCTTCAGGTGAGCAAGGCCTCGATCAGCACCAATACGCGCCTGCTCGACGGAATGGGGCTCTTGGAGCGGACCACCGTTCCCGGCGATCGCCACACCTACTACCGCCTTGCGCCCGATGCCTTTGAGGTTTCGCTGGCGCGGGCGCGTCGCCGGATGGTCACCGTGCTGGAGCTGCTCGACGACACGATCCCGGGTCTTCCCGAAGACAACATCGTGGCGCGTCACCGTCTGACGAGGATGCAGAGGTGGCATCGCTTTCTGGTCGAGGATATGGACGCGATGCTGATTCGCTGGCGCGAACGTCAGGAAGCGAACTGCGAGGAGGGTGCCGATGCGTAA